From Patescibacteria group bacterium, a single genomic window includes:
- a CDS encoding DNA-directed RNA polymerase subunit beta, whose protein sequence is MTGLNIKSFAKSKTFLPLPYLLGLTKESWAFFWQKDLKALFEEISPIRDHAKKEFELWFLDYNLDKPKYKSYIEAKQNNDSYETALRVRTKLVNLKTKEIKEQEIYLCDIPLPTKRGTFVVNGVERVAISQLIRSPGAFFTSRKVGGRNHFGAKIIPNRGAWLEFETESSGTIGVKIDRRRKVAATTLLRAFGFVDDKDIKEKFQDVNKGEKDYIEETLKRDASHNQAEALVEVYQRLRPGDLGTPDTARELIENMFFNFERYDLSKVGRWRMWQRLPELRKKPKVKPKKKDLGEEIKIEDRVLKPEDVLMVLREIIRLNNNPNAIPDQIDHLGNRRVRPFTELLINRLRLGLMRMERTVKDRMSTLDSIALAPIQLINPKPVMAIVKEFFTSSQMCQFMDNENPLAELEHKRRLTATGPGGLTRERAGFEVRDVQPSHYGRICPIQTPEGPNIGLVGHLASYARINTYGFLETPYSKVEKGKVTSKIQYLSAYEGEEYNIASGAIPVDNKGNIIPEEVEARVKGNPDMINKSEVDFIDVSPQQPFSIATSLIPFLQNDDANRALMGSNMQRQSVPLISPEPPLVMTGVEERVAKDSGQVIVSENNGTVTEVDAKHIKVGSKNYDLNTFVRTNQYTCFHQKPIVKKGQEIKKDQILTDGGAIAKGHLALGQNVLIALLPWRGGNFEDAILISERLVKDDVYSSIYIDSFTCDVRETKLGPEVTTADIPNVSEEKLKDLDEEGVVRIGAEVGPSDILVGKISPKGEAELTSEERLLRAIFGEKAKEVKDTSLRMQHGKRGRVIDVKIFSRELGHKLDPGVIKRIEVEIAQIRKVRAGDKLAGRHGNKGVISKVLPVEEMPFMEDGTPVDMIINPLTVISRMNLGQVLETHLGWVAKKLGYHAVTPSFSGATEEDIKQELKSAGLAENGKTTLYDGRTGKMFPQKVTVGYMYIMKLIHMVEDKIHMRSIGPYSLITQQPLGGKAQFGGQRFGEMEVWALEGYGAAHSLQEMLTIKSDDVIGRANTYESILKGEKIKEPNLPASFNLLVNELKAIGLNVEIKEKSKKEIK, encoded by the coding sequence ATGACAGGTTTGAACATAAAAAGCTTTGCTAAATCAAAAACTTTTTTGCCTTTACCTTATTTATTAGGTTTAACTAAAGAAAGCTGGGCTTTTTTTTGGCAAAAAGATTTAAAAGCATTGTTCGAAGAAATTTCTCCTATTCGAGACCATGCTAAAAAAGAGTTTGAACTCTGGTTTTTAGATTATAATCTTGATAAACCAAAATACAAATCCTATATTGAGGCAAAGCAAAATAATGACTCTTATGAAACTGCTTTAAGAGTGAGAACAAAGCTTGTTAATCTAAAAACTAAAGAAATAAAAGAACAAGAAATCTATCTTTGTGATATTCCTCTTCCTACAAAAAGAGGAACTTTTGTTGTTAATGGGGTAGAAAGGGTGGCTATATCACAATTAATTCGTTCACCAGGAGCTTTTTTCACAAGCAGAAAAGTTGGCGGTAGAAATCATTTTGGCGCAAAAATTATTCCTAACAGAGGTGCTTGGTTAGAATTTGAAACTGAATCTTCAGGGACAATAGGGGTAAAAATTGACAGACGCAGAAAAGTGGCAGCTACAACATTGCTTCGTGCTTTTGGTTTTGTTGACGATAAAGATATCAAAGAAAAGTTTCAGGATGTTAATAAAGGAGAAAAGGATTATATAGAGGAAACTTTAAAAAGAGATGCTTCTCACAATCAGGCAGAAGCTTTGGTTGAAGTTTATCAAAGATTAAGGCCTGGTGATTTGGGCACTCCTGATACTGCCAGAGAATTAATAGAAAATATGTTTTTTAATTTTGAAAGGTATGATTTATCTAAGGTTGGAAGATGGCGTATGTGGCAGAGATTACCAGAGTTAAGAAAAAAACCAAAGGTTAAACCAAAGAAAAAAGATTTAGGAGAAGAAATTAAAATTGAAGACAGGGTTTTAAAACCAGAAGATGTTTTAATGGTTTTAAGAGAGATTATTAGGTTAAATAACAACCCAAATGCAATTCCAGATCAGATTGATCACTTAGGGAACAGAAGAGTAAGACCTTTTACAGAACTATTAATCAACAGATTAAGGTTGGGTTTAATGAGAATGGAAAGAACTGTAAAAGACAGGATGTCTACATTAGATAGCATTGCTTTAGCTCCAATACAGCTTATAAACCCTAAGCCTGTAATGGCTATTGTTAAAGAGTTTTTTACTTCTAGTCAGATGTGTCAGTTCATGGACAATGAGAATCCTTTGGCTGAGTTAGAACATAAAAGAAGATTAACAGCTACGGGTCCAGGGGGACTAACAAGAGAAAGAGCTGGTTTTGAAGTAAGAGATGTTCAGCCTTCTCATTATGGAAGAATTTGTCCGATTCAAACACCCGAAGGTCCAAATATTGGTTTAGTGGGACATCTTGCCTCTTATGCCAGGATTAATACTTATGGATTTTTAGAAACTCCTTATTCAAAAGTTGAAAAAGGAAAAGTAACTTCAAAGATTCAATACCTTTCTGCTTACGAAGGAGAAGAATACAATATTGCTTCAGGAGCAATACCTGTAGATAATAAGGGCAATATTATTCCTGAAGAAGTTGAAGCAAGGGTAAAAGGAAATCCAGATATGATTAATAAAAGTGAAGTTGACTTTATCGATGTTTCTCCTCAGCAACCATTCTCTATTGCTACATCTTTAATTCCATTTTTACAAAATGATGATGCCAACAGGGCTTTAATGGGTTCAAATATGCAAAGACAATCAGTGCCATTAATTTCTCCAGAGCCTCCTCTTGTTATGACTGGTGTTGAAGAAAGAGTGGCAAAAGATTCTGGTCAGGTTATTGTCAGTGAAAATAATGGAACAGTTACTGAAGTTGATGCTAAGCATATTAAAGTGGGAAGTAAAAACTATGATTTAAATACTTTTGTCAGAACAAACCAATACACATGTTTCCATCAAAAGCCAATAGTTAAAAAAGGGCAGGAGATTAAAAAAGATCAAATTTTAACAGACGGTGGAGCAATTGCAAAAGGTCATCTAGCATTAGGTCAAAATGTTTTAATTGCTCTTCTTCCTTGGCGCGGAGGAAATTTTGAAGATGCCATACTTATTTCAGAAAGATTAGTGAAAGATGATGTTTATAGTTCTATTTATATTGATAGTTTTACTTGCGATGTAAGAGAAACTAAATTAGGTCCAGAGGTAACAACAGCTGACATTCCCAATGTTTCAGAGGAAAAATTAAAAGATTTAGATGAAGAAGGGGTTGTTAGAATTGGAGCTGAAGTAGGGCCAAGCGACATTTTAGTTGGAAAAATTTCTCCAAAAGGAGAAGCAGAATTAACTTCTGAAGAAAGATTGCTAAGGGCAATTTTTGGAGAAAAAGCTAAAGAAGTTAAGGATACATCGCTGAGGATGCAGCACGGAAAAAGGGGGAGAGTTATTGATGTTAAAATCTTTTCCAGAGAGTTGGGTCATAAACTTGACCCCGGAGTTATTAAAAGAATTGAAGTAGAAATTGCCCAAATAAGAAAGGTTCGGGCAGGTGATAAATTAGCAGGCCGTCATGGAAACAAAGGCGTTATTTCCAAGGTTTTACCAGTGGAAGAAATGCCTTTTATGGAAGATGGGACTCCTGTTGACATGATAATTAATCCTTTAACAGTTATTTCCCGTATGAATTTGGGTCAGGTTTTAGAAACTCACCTTGGCTGGGTAGCTAAAAAACTTGGATATCATGCTGTTACCCCTTCTTTTTCAGGCGCTACTGAAGAAGATATTAAACAAGAGCTTAAAAGTGCTGGCCTTGCTGAAAATGGGAAAACAACTCTTTATGATGGCAGAACCGGCAAGATGTTCCCCCAAAAAGTCACTGTTGGTTATATGTATATAATGAAGCTTATTCATATGGTTGAAGACAAAATCCACATGAGATCTATTGGCCCTTATTCTTTAATCACACAGCAGCCTTTGGGAGGAAAAGCTCAATTTGGAGGACAACGTTTTGGAGAGATGGAAGTCTGGGCTTTGGAAGGTTATGGTGCAGCTCACAGTTTGCAAGAAATGTTAACTATAAAATCAGATGATGTTATTGGAAGAGCAAATACTTATGAATCTATTTTAAAAGGAGAAAAAATAAAAGAACCCAATCTTCCTGCTTCTTTTAACTTATTGGTTAATGAGTTAAAAGCAATAGGTTTAAATGTAGAAATTAAAGAGAAATCCAAAAAAGAAATAAAATAA
- a CDS encoding tetratricopeptide repeat protein, with amino-acid sequence MSIILLFISITFLFVNNFNQWTGISLPQEQVLGSAISWNTSLNTVTSNFKNAFLGSGTGTWHYVFSKFKPIEFNNSVLWQIRFDRAGNYITELIATSGILGSASYLLMIVMFFLVFWVLRKKLNTLPLIMTFIALIISQFVYYQNSILAFTFWFILGLSVVSWQETNKSFKIIPLKDFPELSLVFSTVLVLILLVVSVSYYSAIRFYLADINYAKSQTASSLEKKVELLEEAVRLNPKSTTYQTILARVYLVSFLNESKQASDEQAVEKVQNLMSKSIDYGRKASELSPNMVVVWETLGMIYRDIQVFVQGSTDWAIDSFKKAIELEGKNPILHTEIGKLYLVLDDAEKAKQSFAKAKELKPDYIDALLQEILLYEKEGDLDAAIQKTEELVTVYSFNIEVRFQLGRLYFNKGETDKAIVQFETVLSIVPNHSNSLYSLGTAYALKGQKTKATDIFEKVLELNPDNQDVIKKLNELRGEE; translated from the coding sequence ATGTCAATAATCCTGCTTTTTATTTCAATTACATTTTTATTTGTAAATAACTTTAATCAATGGACAGGAATTTCATTGCCACAAGAACAAGTTTTAGGAAGCGCTATTAGCTGGAATACTTCTTTAAATACAGTAACAAGTAATTTTAAAAATGCTTTTCTAGGTTCAGGAACTGGAACTTGGCACTATGTTTTCTCTAAATTTAAGCCTATTGAGTTCAATAATAGTGTTTTATGGCAGATTAGATTTGACAGGGCGGGTAATTATATTACAGAGCTTATTGCCACATCAGGGATTTTAGGATCTGCTTCTTATTTATTAATGATTGTAATGTTCTTTTTAGTATTCTGGGTTTTACGCAAGAAACTAAATACTTTACCTTTGATTATGACTTTTATTGCTTTGATAATATCTCAGTTTGTTTATTATCAAAACAGTATTTTAGCTTTTACCTTTTGGTTTATTTTAGGATTAAGCGTTGTATCGTGGCAGGAAACAAATAAATCTTTTAAAATTATTCCTTTGAAAGATTTTCCTGAGTTAAGTTTGGTTTTTTCTACTGTTTTAGTTTTAATTTTATTAGTTGTTTCAGTTAGTTATTATTCTGCGATAAGGTTTTACTTAGCTGATATAAATTACGCAAAATCCCAAACAGCTTCTAGCCTTGAAAAGAAAGTAGAGTTATTAGAAGAAGCTGTCCGTTTGAATCCTAAATCAACTACTTATCAAACAATATTGGCCAGAGTTTATTTGGTTTCTTTCTTGAATGAATCAAAACAAGCTTCAGACGAACAGGCTGTTGAGAAAGTCCAAAATCTCATGTCAAAATCCATTGATTACGGAAGAAAAGCAAGCGAACTTTCTCCTAATATGGTTGTTGTTTGGGAAACCCTAGGAATGATCTACAGAGATATACAAGTTTTTGTCCAAGGTTCAACTGACTGGGCAATTGATTCTTTTAAAAAAGCAATTGAACTAGAAGGCAAGAATCCAATTCTCCATACTGAAATTGGTAAGTTGTATTTGGTTTTAGATGATGCTGAGAAAGCAAAACAAAGTTTTGCTAAAGCCAAAGAGTTAAAGCCGGATTATATTGACGCTTTGCTTCAAGAAATTTTACTTTATGAAAAAGAGGGAGACTTAGATGCAGCTATTCAAAAAACGGAAGAATTAGTTACAGTTTATTCATTTAATATTGAGGTACGTTTTCAATTGGGCAGACTTTACTTTAATAAAGGAGAAACAGATAAAGCAATTGTTCAATTTGAAACAGTGTTAAGCATTGTTCCAAATCATTCAAACTCTCTTTATTCTCTTGGAACGGCTTATGCTCTTAAAGGACAAAAAACAAAAGCGACTGATATTTTTGAAAAAGTTTTAGAATTAAACCCGGATAATCAAGATGTTATTAAGAAACTTAATGAATTAAGGGGAGAAGAATAA
- the rpoC gene encoding DNA-directed RNA polymerase subunit beta', translating into MRVENLEAIRIKIASPEEILSWSHGEVTKPETINYRTQRAEKDGLFCQKIFGPEKDYQCYCGKYKRIRYKGIVCDRCGVEVTKSSVRRERMGHIKLAVPVSHIWFLKGIPSRIGMILDISMQDLEKVVYFASYIVTDVNENAKKEVLENVEKEYKMKIKKIKVSLHENPDSRSAQTKKSKSKTTVKKRGRKISKKTINSKLQELKSARNRAKEGVLSISLLKVLSEIEYRDFSFKYGEIFEAGTGAETLRTICQNINLSKETKKLKGELETISAQNKKKFLRRLKIFQAMKRMNIRPEWMFLTVLPVLPSDLRPMVQLDGGRYASSDLNDLYRRVINRNNRLKYLLDIGAPEVIVRNEKRMLQEAVDSLVDNSMRRGTTTKATTGGRRLLKSLADILKGKQGRFRQNLLGKRVDYSGRSVIVVGPDLRINQVGLPKRMALELFKPFVIKSLLKKELAYNVRGASKLIDEEIDEVWACLEEEVKDKLILLNRAPTLHRLGIQAFYPILIEGKAIRIHPMVCNAFNADFDGDQMAVHVPLSEDSQKEARERMLSNLNLLKPATGLPVVTLYQDIVLGCYWLTDVWEGLKGEGKAFLTEKDAILAYDFDDIDLKAKIKLKTSKKSNDFTETSVGRIILNQALPAKYSFQNKLITIKDLKEIIGEIIDKYSNEVVEETLDKIKKLGFEYSTLSGITWGMEDLVLPKGKSEIIEAAHKQEQEVENYFKKGLLAPEERSGKITGIWSKAKLDLEKEVRNALPRKSPVFQMINAGAKGSWSQIVQMSGMKGLVINPVGEIIELPIKSSYKEGFSVLEYFIATHGARKGTADTALRTSTAGYLTRRLVDVAHEVIVSESDCKDKNGIDIFKEDSNQIGQDIKFKVLGRVVLENIKGVCKKGEIIDKEKSEKFAKSKTEKIKVRSPLSCKSVRGICQKCYGWDLGKNQLIKLGEAVGVVAAQSVGEPGTQLTLRTFHTGGVASAVDITSGLPRVQEIFEARIPSGKAEISLTDGKVIEITDDKIIKIKNKSEKLKSKKKDVLEYKIVPQSTILVKPGQTVKKGDQLCEGSLDIKDLFKLADRERTWRYIVKEIQKIYFSQGAQIHDKHLEVIISQMFSRVKIKDSGDSNFTAGEIVEKTIFLEENIRLKELKKAKKVKNLQFAKASPVLLGISKVALTTDSFLSAASFQETSRVLIKAAIEGKEDRLRGLKENVIIGKLIPVGTGFKK; encoded by the coding sequence ATGAGAGTAGAAAATTTAGAGGCAATAAGGATAAAAATAGCCTCTCCAGAAGAAATTTTATCATGGAGTCATGGCGAGGTTACTAAACCAGAAACAATAAACTATAGGACCCAAAGAGCTGAAAAAGATGGGTTATTTTGCCAGAAGATTTTTGGACCAGAAAAAGATTATCAGTGTTATTGCGGGAAATACAAAAGAATCCGCTACAAAGGAATTGTTTGTGACAGGTGCGGGGTAGAAGTTACAAAGTCTTCTGTAAGAAGAGAAAGAATGGGACATATTAAATTAGCAGTGCCTGTTTCTCACATCTGGTTTTTAAAAGGAATTCCTTCAAGAATAGGAATGATTCTTGATATTTCTATGCAGGATTTAGAAAAAGTAGTTTATTTTGCTTCATATATTGTTACTGATGTTAATGAAAATGCTAAAAAAGAAGTGCTGGAGAATGTTGAAAAAGAGTACAAGATGAAAATAAAAAAAATAAAAGTTTCACTTCACGAGAATCCTGATTCTCGTTCTGCTCAAACTAAAAAATCAAAATCAAAAACAACAGTTAAGAAAAGAGGAAGAAAGATTTCAAAGAAAACAATTAACTCGAAACTTCAAGAATTGAAGTCTGCCAGAAATCGAGCCAAGGAAGGAGTACTGTCAATTTCTCTCTTAAAGGTTTTATCAGAAATTGAATATCGTGACTTTTCCTTTAAATATGGAGAAATTTTTGAAGCAGGAACAGGAGCAGAAACTTTAAGAACAATTTGCCAAAACATTAATTTATCAAAAGAAACTAAAAAATTAAAAGGAGAGCTTGAAACTATCAGCGCTCAAAATAAGAAAAAGTTTTTAAGAAGATTAAAAATTTTTCAGGCAATGAAAAGAATGAACATTCGCCCTGAATGGATGTTTTTAACGGTTTTACCAGTCTTGCCTTCAGATTTAAGACCAATGGTTCAATTAGATGGAGGAAGATATGCCTCTTCTGATTTAAATGATTTATATAGACGCGTTATTAACAGGAATAATAGATTAAAGTATCTACTGGATATCGGAGCGCCAGAAGTAATTGTTAGAAATGAAAAAAGAATGCTTCAGGAAGCAGTTGATTCTTTGGTTGATAACAGTATGAGGCGGGGAACAACTACAAAAGCAACAACTGGCGGAAGAAGACTATTAAAATCTTTAGCTGATATTCTAAAAGGAAAACAAGGCAGGTTCAGACAAAACTTATTAGGAAAAAGAGTTGATTATTCAGGAAGGTCAGTAATAGTTGTTGGCCCTGATTTAAGAATAAACCAAGTTGGTCTGCCAAAGAGAATGGCTTTAGAGCTTTTCAAACCTTTTGTTATTAAAAGTTTGCTTAAAAAAGAATTAGCTTACAATGTCAGAGGAGCTTCCAAATTAATTGATGAAGAAATTGATGAAGTTTGGGCATGTCTGGAAGAAGAAGTAAAAGACAAGTTGATTTTATTAAACAGAGCGCCAACTCTTCACAGATTAGGCATTCAAGCATTTTACCCGATATTAATTGAAGGAAAGGCTATTAGAATTCATCCAATGGTTTGTAATGCTTTTAATGCTGACTTTGATGGAGATCAAATGGCTGTTCATGTACCCTTGTCTGAAGATTCCCAAAAAGAAGCTAGAGAAAGAATGTTAAGCAATTTAAACCTTTTAAAGCCAGCTACCGGACTTCCTGTTGTAACTTTATATCAAGATATTGTTTTGGGTTGTTATTGGCTAACTGATGTTTGGGAAGGATTAAAAGGAGAAGGTAAGGCATTTTTAACTGAAAAAGACGCTATTTTAGCTTATGATTTTGATGATATTGATTTAAAGGCAAAAATAAAATTAAAAACTTCTAAAAAATCAAATGATTTTACAGAAACTTCGGTTGGCAGGATTATCCTTAATCAGGCTTTGCCAGCTAAGTATTCCTTTCAAAACAAATTAATTACTATTAAGGATTTAAAAGAAATTATTGGGGAAATTATTGATAAATATTCAAATGAAGTTGTTGAAGAAACTTTGGATAAAATTAAAAAATTAGGCTTTGAATATTCTACTTTATCTGGCATTACCTGGGGAATGGAGGATTTAGTTCTTCCAAAAGGAAAAAGCGAAATAATAGAAGCAGCGCACAAGCAGGAGCAAGAGGTTGAGAATTATTTTAAAAAAGGATTACTTGCTCCGGAAGAAAGATCTGGAAAAATAACAGGAATTTGGAGCAAGGCAAAATTAGACTTAGAGAAAGAAGTAAGAAATGCCTTGCCTCGCAAAAGTCCTGTCTTTCAAATGATAAATGCAGGCGCCAAGGGTTCTTGGTCTCAGATTGTTCAGATGTCTGGCATGAAAGGATTGGTAATTAATCCAGTGGGTGAAATTATTGAACTGCCAATTAAAAGTTCATACAAAGAAGGATTTTCTGTGTTAGAGTATTTTATTGCTACTCATGGAGCAAGAAAAGGGACAGCTGATACAGCATTAAGAACCTCAACTGCAGGTTATTTAACAAGAAGACTTGTTGACGTTGCTCACGAGGTGATTGTTTCAGAATCAGATTGTAAAGATAAAAATGGCATTGATATTTTTAAAGAAGATTCTAATCAAATTGGCCAAGATATTAAGTTCAAGGTCTTAGGAAGAGTTGTTCTGGAAAATATTAAAGGGGTTTGCAAAAAAGGAGAAATAATTGATAAAGAAAAATCAGAAAAATTTGCAAAATCTAAAACAGAAAAAATAAAAGTGCGTTCACCGCTGAGCTGTAAAAGCGTTAGGGGAATTTGCCAGAAATGCTATGGTTGGGATTTAGGCAAGAATCAATTAATTAAATTAGGTGAAGCAGTGGGAGTTGTTGCTGCTCAATCTGTTGGTGAGCCAGGCACACAGCTTACATTGAGAACATTTCATACTGGAGGAGTTGCTAGTGCAGTAGATATTACTTCCGGTCTTCCAAGAGTACAGGAGATTTTTGAAGCTCGTATTCCTTCAGGAAAAGCTGAAATTTCTTTAACTGACGGCAAGGTAATAGAAATTACAGATGACAAGATTATAAAAATTAAGAATAAAAGTGAAAAACTAAAAAGCAAGAAAAAAGACGTTTTAGAGTATAAGATTGTTCCTCAATCAACTATTTTGGTTAAACCAGGACAAACAGTTAAAAAAGGTGACCAGCTTTGTGAGGGCAGTTTAGATATAAAGGATTTATTTAAATTAGCTGACAGAGAAAGAACCTGGAGATACATAGTAAAAGAAATTCAGAAGATTTATTTTTCTCAAGGTGCTCAAATTCATGATAAGCATTTAGAAGTTATTATTAGTCAGATGTTTTCCAGGGTTAAAATTAAAGATTCAGGAGACAGTAATTTTACTGCTGGAGAGATAGTTGAAAAAACAATCTTTCTTGAAGAGAATATTAGGTTAAAAGAACTGAAAAAAGCTAAAAAAGTAAAAAATCTTCAATTTGCCAAAGCCAGCCCTGTTCTATTAGGAATTTCAAAAGTAGCATTAACCACTGATTCGTTCTTGTCTGCAGCATCATTTCAAGAAACTTCCCGTGTTTTGATAAAAGCAGCCATTGAAGGAAAGGAAGATAGATTAAGAGGCTTGAAAGAAAATGTCATTATTGGTAAATTGATACCAGTTGGGACCGGCTTTAAAAAGTAA
- a CDS encoding type II toxin-antitoxin system mRNA interferase toxin, RelE/StbE family produces MDIFLTSKFRRAYKKLPKQVKQKAKLKEKIFRKNIFTPHLETHPLGGKYKGYWTFSIDYSYRIMFKFLNATKTKVAFINVGTHEIYK; encoded by the coding sequence ATGGACATTTTCCTTACTTCGAAATTTCGGAGGGCCTATAAGAAGTTGCCAAAACAAGTAAAACAAAAAGCAAAATTAAAAGAAAAGATATTTAGGAAAAACATTTTTACTCCTCATTTAGAGACCCATCCACTCGGCGGAAAATACAAAGGTTATTGGACTTTTTCAATTGATTATTCTTATAGAATAATGTTTAAATTTTTAAATGCCACTAAAACAAAGGTGGCTTTTATTAATGTCGGCACTCATGAAATTTATAAATAG